Below is a window of Komagataella phaffii GS115 chromosome 1, complete sequence DNA.
TCCTTTGGTTCTCTTAATATATTCACTGATAGAGATGGTTTCTAGCAcagtttcctcttcctttccTCCAGGTACAGTGGATAAGGAAATTCTCACACCGTTCAACTGAAGATCCAAGCTATTCACCAATGCATCACCGCAAGATTGGTCGAAGGTTGCCTTGATTTGGTCGAACTTGACCATGAGAACCTCAGGTTCCAGTAAACTGACTGGAAAGATATGAACCACAATACTATTCAAAGACACTTCTAGCTTAGTCAGTAGCAAGTCCATAGCAtcaatcaacttttccTGCAtatgcttctttcttctgtCGTTTAACACCTCAATTGAAGACATACGTGAAGCACTACCGGCCTGTAGCTTTGAATCGTTAAGGACCTCAGTGTAAGCAAACCGGATATCGTGTCTCATTCTTTGGATATTACTGTAAATATCCATAAAATTAGAGGCAGCCAAAACAGTCAGGTACAGATCCACTGATCCAAGACTAGTTCTCCCAACAACTGAACTCTGCGACAATTCATCTCCCTTCTCATTGAATACCTCTAAACGAAGTAAAGCCAACTGAGCAATGAAAAAGTTATGATAATCCAGTGATGTTTTGATCTGAAGAGCTTCCATGTCTAATGAAAGGGATACAAATGGCGTCTCGGTAAGCCTTTCTTTCATTTCGGCTACGTCCCAGAATAAACTGGAGTTGAATTTGACATTATCGACGAATAGAACACCCCCTAATCTTCCTTCGGTGCTACAATTGATACTCTTGAAacaaatcttcaacatttgaTCCCAATTGATTTGCCTTTGAGACAATATATCCaagtcttccaaagttAAAGTAACCAGCCCTAATGACCTACCCAGATCAACCTTGGATGTCACTTTACGGAGAATGAGGGCAAAAATCCATTGTACTGCAACTGTCTGGGATACTCGTCTATAAGCATTCAGCATGCTTATATTCGGGCTAGCAAAAGtgtttttcttctcttttgacGGGCTTGAGCTAGAGAAAGCTTCTCGGGGGAACCAaatatctttgaacaaGTCAATATCTTGCAACTGTTTCATATTGATATAAAAGTCAATTGCTGAAATGTCCCCAATTGCGGCCATCTTTCTACCACTCTTCGGCGCTTCATAGATACCGTCTAATAAAAGCTCCGAAATTCGCAGAGAACCACTGGTTTCTCTTGAATAAATATGCTGCAAATACGCATTGATGTTGGTGACTTGCAGCAAACTACTCACACAATGATCCAAATTCTCATTAGAGTTCAAGTACAACGTCACTTCGTCCAGAGCAATCACCATCTTAACTTTTGCCTTAGGTTCACATGAGAGAGAAAGTTTCTGAGGTTTTAAACTAAGACAAAAGTTAAACTCAATATCCGCAAATAAAGGCTCAAGAGTGGTAAACAGATGTGACTCAGGTCCTATGGCAACATCTGCCGACATTTTCGGAGTTTTTGGTGATTGGGGTTTGTTAATAATTCTTTTTacttcattgaaaacttccaatATGACATATGTTGACGTAGCGTCAAACAAATTGTCTGATCCTGAGATCCCCACATGAACATTCACCAAGTGAGGTCTTTCAGTAGTAGTCAGGCGCTTAGCATAATCTGTAAGAATCTTGACAGCTGGAAAATCCATTTGAAGGGGCAAATTGTTGTGGTGTGAATAGCTCTTTGAGGAGATTATGATCTGTGCACCGTCAAATGTCGAAAGACATTTGAtagaggaaaaaaatgagATACCTTTTACTGAATTATTGTTTCCGCAGCCTGGTTCGGGGTTACTTTTGATGTTGGTAAATCTGTCTCGCTGATTCAAGAGCTCTTTTGTAGAGTTAATGGAATCAATCAAATGGTCCATCGTATAGAAAGTCCCCgcttcaaacttgatcttCAGCAGTTCACCAGATAATTGAGCATGCAAATTGCGAACGGGTCCATCCTTAGCTATGCTATACACAAACTTGAACGTAGGTAAAGAGGCACAATTCGGCGACTCAAATTCATTTCCAGAGGCATAAAAATCAGAAGGGGTAGCACCATGGGCAAGAGACAAATAGAAACCCAAGAAGCTGATTTTTCCCATGGCCTTATGAAATATCACAAAGGCTTTCTCGTACCCCAGTATGATACCTGGATACTGGAACCTCTCTGTTCCATATATCCATCCTATGCAAAAGTTGTGTAACAGAACATGGATTGAGTAAGACTCCAAAGTGTTCGTTATTGTCTCATCAATTGTAGGTTGAGCACTTTTGGTAGTTTCGATACATTTCTTGCGTGGAAGCTCCGAGACTGCATTAGATAACTTGTCATAGAAATGCACCAGTTTTAAAAGCAAAAACGAATTCAAAAAGACTCGAGTATACGTGCTTATGACCTGAACATTTTGTAAgttgtcttcttcttcaaaatggaGTAATTTTAATTGCAAGCCCAGACTAACAATGTTGAAGTTCTTATTGATAGGATTCTTAAAATCCATTCGAAGAATGATTGATGACAGGTCAGCGATTCCGAAGAATGGAATTATCTTCATCACGGGTAAAGCATCGTCATAGTTGGCACAATGAAAGTTTATTTCGTCTAAAATTAATTTGATATTGGAGTCCGGCTCTTTGACGATGATACTTATATTGGAGAGTAAAGCAGCAAAATCAAGCAACCAAACGGAGGTACCCTTTTGcaaatcattttcattcgAGTATGATGTCTCTTTGTCAATATTGCTGTCAACTAGTGATTTTATTAGAGTTGAGATTGCATTTATGTTCCCTATAACTAGATCATAGGTTTTGGCAAAGTTCTTGAGCCCTTTAATTAAAGTTGGAATAATCATGTAGGACGAGCCAACAGTAGTACTAACGTCAAGTGATGGTTGGTTTTCATTATTTATCGAAGCCTTGGAATCAAGTGAGAAAACATCAATTGAACCCCGAAGGAGCTCCACGTatcctctttcttgaaattcaCGTTGTAGAACTTTCAATCCGGAACGAGAAACTTCCAAATTGATAAAAGATAAGTCCTTATTACATTCCACACCCAattcaagcttttcaacatcagtaacaactttgaaagcGGAAAGAATTTCCAAGTCTATGCTTATTAGATGGGAGTTGAAAACTACCATCAAAGGGAAGGGTAAAAATGGTAGTGGGTTCTTATCAGTTGCAAGCATACTGTTCTCAGAACTTTTTGGTCCCTTAGATATCCAACTTGTAATTATAGGTATTTCCTCATTGAGTGAAGTTAAAACCAGGATCCATGTTTGTTGGTCCTGCAAAGATTTAAATGATACCAGATCTGTATAAATGTCAACCTTTTTCAAACCCTCAGCTAGTGTTCCTATACTGGATAGATTGAGAGTGGTATCTTTGAGAGAACCAGATAGCATGTGAGCATCAGTGTCAAAAACGACTACTGAGCTTGCTTTCTTGATGGAGGCATTAAATGTGATTGGAATAATGGAAGATGCCTCTTCGTGTATCAAATAACAAGAGCCTGCAGTCTGTGAAACAGATAGCACTAAGGAAGACTTCAGCAGAGTGAAAGTACTCAAAATCTCAGTAGcttgaaaatcaaaattaAAAACTGTTGGTAAAGCCGGAGCAACGGGCTTGTGCGAAACTTTTTCGTACTTGGTAAAAGAAACATTGTCAAATGCATCTTTTACGACCTTCAAATCCTTTGTCATCTTAGAACTAAAATGTGCCACTTTCAGCGAGCATTGGATGTCCAGGAAGAAATCTGTTGCTAACTGAACGGGGAGTAAAGAATTATCTGTCAGTGGCTCCTTTTTACGCACCAACTCGAAGCCAAGTTGGgtgactttgaaaaaagctGTGGTTGAATCGTTAATGTCATCTCCCAGTTTGAATAAAAATCTGCCAAGAGAGACTGTAAAGATTTTGTTAAAAGTTTTGTCATCGCTGTTGGTGTTTGTACTCAAGTCAAACTCAGGCAAGAcatacttgaaaaaatagcATTCATCCATATTCTCAAACTCCCAACTTCTCCAATTATTGAATGCATTGACGACTAAGTTGTGAGCCTCATTTTTGTCAACTCTTTTCCAGCTCTTGTTCACAAAGTCCCTATTCGTTTGTATTCTCCACTCTTTTGGAAGGTGATGTAGAACGTGACGGGTCCTAGCAACAATCTTCCAACTGATGTTACCTCGGATATGACTTGTTGATGTCCGGAGAATGTGAGTTGGTTTAGTAATAACGGAGGGGTCGTGGGGTACTTTATAAATGGCCTCTTCTTGGCAAGTTGCATAAACCAAATACGCTAGTGCTTCATCTCTTAGGCTGGAAAGCGTTTCTAATTTCGTACTGAGGTCATGAATATGCCTGTCGGCTTCTTGTGCCCAAGCAAGAACATCAGCTAATTCTTCTTGCCTTAGGTCAacttcaatatctttgatGTCGACAGATCCAATGTCTCCAAAACGAGTTTCAGAAGAGTTTGCCCAAAAATTGACTTCAGAAAGTAAAATGGAGAACATATCATATGAATCTTGGTTGGTAGTGGTGTTCACTAGTTTAGCATGTATGCTTTTGACTTGTACGGCTGCAAGGAGTTCCTTTTCCGCCAATAGTATGTCCGCAATATCGTTTACTATGGGCCTTCtctcttcagttgaaaATGTAACTGAAGAGTTCACGATTCTGACATCTAGTAACTTAGCATTCTCTAGCGGCTGTGTGGTCTCTAATATATCTTGGATAGGTGTATCGGGTGGTATACTAAACTctccaagtttgaaatGAATTTCTGGGAGGACGACTTTGAAGCAGAGCTTTTCAGCAAGCGGCTGCGAAAAATCAGATAAATTACTGACAATATCAAAAGTCAGCTTATCCATAGTATTCTCAAGAGTAAAGGAGTTGACGTCTTCAAATAGTGAAATAAGTGAAGCAAATCCACCCATAGAGCTAAAGGCATAAACCTTAGAAAACTTCACGACTATATTAGATTCACCAAGTCCGTTGTTGGATCGTTTGACCATATTAATATCATTCTCATCGTAATCAGTTGTAAGTCTTAGTGTATCATCATTGTTTTCCATGGAATTggcaaaagaaatattgTCAACGTCTTGTTGAATCGAAGCTTGAACTCTTTCCGGAAGTCCGCTAAGAGCTATATCTATTGAAGAATAGTTCAATGGTACTGGAAGTTCtggtaaagaaaatgaggGCTTGATAGAGCCTTCTTCGTGCTTATAAATACCATGTCTCAAATCTTTGGGAATTATGAATGGCATTCTATGAGTGGGTCCATCGTGTAAAGTAACGTGCTCTGCTTGCAGTCTTCGAAATTCGTCGCTGTTTTGTTTACTTGAAAAGTTCGTAAGCACCAAAAATGTTTCAAACCCTGCTATCATTTTCCGATCATTTTCCACATCAAACAAGCGAGCTGTTACTCTCGGAATATCTAGATCCACGCGTGATGTGTATCTTGAATTTGCTAAATCATTCAGTGTCAAACTCAGTTCTTTTaaacaaagttggagaagaacCAGTgagtttttgattttgacatCAACGgatttcaaatccaaagaaagacagaGTACATCATGAATCACAGGTATATCTATTATTAGCAtgttttcaacatctttaTAACCGAATGCCAGGGAATGCAATGCATTGACTAATCTGTCCAAAAATCTGGGTTCACTATCAATTAACACACTGCCGATGACAAAATCCCATTTGCAAAAATAAGTTGGCTCTAAAGGAGGCAAACCAAAAATTCTGTGCCCATGGACAGCTAGTCCATCAATTTGAATATCTGGAGTCCAATCATCATAAACCCTGGAAATTGTGCGTTGGAACAGCACTTCATTAGAGCTAGTATTTTCCACTTCGAATCCTTTAGCAGGAGATAAATTTGCTTGCAAATCCATGTAGTAATTTGTGAATCGAATGTCAATGTCAAGAGAGTCAAAGTTTAAGGCAACATGAGATTCATTGCATTTGTAAATATTTTCTGGAAGAACTATGGTTCCATTCTTGACACAGAATGAAAACAGAATATCCGTTTCGTTGGTGGTCCTAGGTAATACCATTGAATGCTTATTATTCTTCGAATCTGTATCGGAAACGGTATCAGAACTGAGTTCCGTATCTATAGATGAATCATCTGTCTGTCTATCAATAGAATCGTCATCTTCGGGCTTGGGAACATTTGACGAGCTTTCAAATAATTTGCTGTAAAGTGAAAAACTCTTAGACCTGTTTATAGTAGAGAGGTCATCACTCGTGCGTGAATATATGTTGGTTTCATTGCCCGTGCCCATGTTTTCATTAGCCTTCGCCTGGTGAAATTCGTCCAGTGTTTTGAAGTGAATGTTTTCCCCGAAATAGTTCTCCTTAATAATCATGATGTAACGGATTATCCATCCATATGTCTGTAGAGTGGTGTCTTCTGAAGTACATTTTATAATAACAGTATCAACAGCATTAATATCCAAGACAGAATAATAAGTGTACTCGCCTTCTAGTTCAAAATTCACTGCCCTGCCTACTTCTTTATTGTCGCAGAATGAGGAAAGGGTGTGCCATGGGGGAAGAGACAAGGACATATGAAACATATCTGTTCGAATTTTGTATGAAACAGTATTGTGCTTTCTCACAATAGTCTCCAAAGGTATACTTATGTTGCACGTAGTCGAAGCACCGCTTATGCAAACAAATGTGTTATCATTTAGATCAACCGAGTTATTAATGATATTGGAGTCATTGATGTTCAGGTACAGCTTGTAGTTGTCTATGGTCCAGTTTATGTAGTAATGAAATGGTTTGAACATTTCGTATGGGGTAGGGTTGCCTGAACCAAAATCGTCAAACAAGTCCAACATCAAAGTAACGTGCTCTcttaaaagaaaaaaatcGGCATCTTTCGATTTCAAATCAGCAGTCCAGTTTGTATACCCATTCCAAGCCAAAGGGGCTGACATATCAATAAACACTACATGTTCTGTAGCTTTGATAAGAACGTTATGATTAATACTGGTTCTTACCTCTatgtctttcaaataaatattgaccaaatttttccagCCATCTTCCAGGGGAACAGAGCCTGAACTGATTGAAACATTCGACTTCTTATTTGTCTTCAATTCTAACCAAGCAAATGGTCTTTTGGTGTTTATAGTTTCAAGATTTACATCTTCACCAAACCTatccttcaaagattgtAAGAATGAAGCGTTCTTACTGGACTCCTTAAAAGGAACTCTCAACGTCAGagtatcttcaacttcaaaggtTATCTTGAAGTCAGTATATTTGCGTATATCTCCAGGCTTCAGTTTCTCGATTGGAGCATGATCCCTACAGAGATATGGGAACACCATCTGTTGCAGAGAGTACCGCTGTCTATCAGCCCATGGACCATAATGAATTAGCgcatttgaagatgaaataCTAAGTCCAGAGAGAGGGGGTGGCCCGTTATTCCCAATATTGGGCGTTATGCTATCTCCTGTTGACATATCAGGTTCTACCGGGACTCTGCCAggaatatcaaaaaaataaacCACATCCAGAGAATCGGCTGAAACAATATTGGAGTATCTGGCGTattcttcattcaaagaagaaaacataGTATCACCAAGTTCATCGTCGAATGCTGCATATCTCGACAACCCATTCCATTGGCGAACAAAATAGTCTAAAGTCATGGCTCTCTCTAACTTATGTGATTTTGCCTTTGGAACTAGTTTGGACGCCAGTCCAAGTAATGCTTGTATcagttttcttcttttggtgAGCAAGTTGTCAGGATTCGTTGAGGAAGAGtcatttttttgataagCCAAGTTAGGAGTAAAATGCACTTTGACGTTAGAGTTTTTGAGGTTGATGTTGAATTGAGCCAGGTCCAGCCTGCAGGAGGGTCTCATTAGGTCCAACGAACCTTCTGTATTATCCGATGTCATCGTTAAAACTGATTCAACAGTATCATTACCAACTACAACACAGCATTTATGGAAAAGTATTCCTActggaagaactttgaaCCATTTGGGGGGAACACATTCATCAGCTCTGTTATCGGATTGAGATGAAAGTGAATGTATGGAATCTGACAGTTTTTCCAAGCTAGGTTCTGaatcttgttctttgttttgTGTTTGGCCTCGTGCTTGATTTCGATCCAATTTCAACTGCCTTAGTATCTCATCGTACGCTGCGGTTCTATTATAcatgaatatttcaaatccGTAAAGTTGAAGTAAAAATCTACAGGGCAGCTTTGCGTTTTCCGGTGTATCGTTCATGAAGGCAGGCTCTCGTGTATTCAGTAGCCAGTATCTCCACGTCAACGTACCATGGAGAATTGATATTGTGAAatctttgttgataatTGTaagattcttgaagaatactCTCCCGCCCAAGACGCTTATCTTAAAAGAATGAACGCTCACATGAACCTTATGGCGTTTCCACAGGGTGAAATATAGTACCTTAGTTATGATAAAGGCAACAATTCGGTGCATGTAGAATAGGGAAAATATGGTGACACAAACGGTCAAAATCCATGTGAGCAATAATGACCAGTACAAATTAGCACCTCCATCTAGCAGGACGGAGTTGAACTCGGCCATAGTTGCTATGGATTTGGTA
It encodes the following:
- a CDS encoding Protein CSF1 — protein: MAEFNSVLLDGGANLYWSLLLTWILTVCVTIFSLFYMHRIVAFIITKVLYFTLWKRHKVHVSVHSFKISVLGGRVFFKNLTIINKDFTISILHGTLTWRYWLLNTREPAFMNDTPENAKLPCRFLLQLYGFEIFMYNRTAAYDEILRQLKLDRNQARGQTQNKEQDSEPSLEKLSDSIHSLSSQSDNRADECVPPKWFKVLPVGILFHKCCVVVGNDTVESVLTMTSDNTEGSLDLMRPSCRLDLAQFNINLKNSNVKVHFTPNLAYQKNDSSSTNPDNLLTKRRKLIQALLGLASKLVPKAKSHKLERAMTLDYFVRQWNGLSRYAAFDDELGDTMFSSLNEEYARYSNIVSADSLDVVYFFDIPGRVPVEPDMSTGDSITPNIGNNGPPPLSGLSISSSNALIHYGPWADRQRYSLQQMVFPYLCRDHAPIEKLKPGDIRKYTDFKITFEVEDTLTLRVPFKESSKNASFLQSLKDRFGEDVNLETINTKRPFAWLELKTNKKSNVSISSGSVPLEDGWKNLVNIYLKDIEVRTSINHNVLIKATEHVVFIDMSAPLAWNGYTNWTADLKSKDADFFLLREHVTLMLDLFDDFGSGNPTPYEMFKPFHYYINWTIDNYKLYLNINDSNIINNSVDLNDNTFVCISGASTTCNISIPLETIVRKHNTVSYKIRTDMFHMSLSLPPWHTLSSFCDNKEVGRAVNFELEGEYTYYSVLDINAVDTVIIKCTSEDTTLQTYGWIIRYIMIIKENYFGENIHFKTLDEFHQAKANENMGTGNETNIYSRTSDDLSTINRSKSFSLYSKLFESSSNVPKPEDDDSIDRQTDDSSIDTELSSDTVSDTDSKNNKHSMVLPRTTNETDILFSFCVKNGTIVLPENIYKCNESHVALNFDSLDIDIRFTNYYMDLQANLSPAKGFEVENTSSNEVLFQRTISRVYDDWTPDIQIDGLAVHGHRIFGLPPLEPTYFCKWDFVIGSVLIDSEPRFLDRLVNALHSLAFGYKDVENMLIIDIPVIHDVLCLSLDLKSVDVKIKNSLVLLQLCLKELSLTLNDLANSRYTSRVDLDIPRVTARLFDVENDRKMIAGFETFLVLTNFSSKQNSDEFRRLQAEHVTLHDGPTHRMPFIIPKDLRHGIYKHEEGSIKPSFSLPELPVPLNYSSIDIALSGLPERVQASIQQDVDNISFANSMENNDDTLRLTTDYDENDINMVKRSNNGLGESNIVVKFSKVYAFSSMGGFASLISLFEDVNSFTLENTMDKLTFDIVSNLSDFSQPLAEKLCFKVVLPEIHFKLGEFSIPPDTPIQDILETTQPLENAKLLDVRIVNSSVTFSTEERRPIVNDIADILLAEKELLAAVQVKSIHAKLVNTTTNQDSYDMFSILLSEVNFWANSSETRFGDIGSVDIKDIEVDLRQEELADVLAWAQEADRHIHDLSTKLETLSSLRDEALAYLVYATCQEEAIYKVPHDPSVITKPTHILRTSTSHIRGNISWKIVARTRHVLHHLPKEWRIQTNRDFVNKSWKRVDKNEAHNLVVNAFNNWRSWEFENMDECYFFKYVLPEFDLSTNTNSDDKTFNKIFTVSLGRFLFKLGDDINDSTTAFFKVTQLGFELVRKKEPLTDNSLLPVQLATDFFLDIQCSLKVAHFSSKMTKDLKVVKDAFDNVSFTKYEKVSHKPVAPALPTVFNFDFQATEILSTFTLLKSSLVLSVSQTAGSCYLIHEEASSIIPITFNASIKKASSVVVFDTDAHMLSGSLKDTTLNLSSIGTLAEGLKKVDIYTDLVSFKSLQDQQTWILVLTSLNEEIPIITSWISKGPKSSENSMLATDKNPLPFLPFPLMVVFNSHLISIDLEILSAFKVVTDVEKLELGVECNKDLSFINLEVSRSGLKVLQREFQERGYVELLRGSIDVFSLDSKASINNENQPSLDVSTTVGSSYMIIPTLIKGLKNFAKTYDLVIGNINAISTLIKSLVDSNIDKETSYSNENDLQKGTSVWLLDFAALLSNISIIVKEPDSNIKLILDEINFHCANYDDALPVMKIIPFFGIADLSSIILRMDFKNPINKNFNIVSLGLQLKLLHFEEEDNLQNVQVISTYTRVFLNSFLLLKLVHFYDKLSNAVSELPRKKCIETTKSAQPTIDETITNTLESYSIHVLLHNFCIGWIYGTERFQYPGIILGYEKAFVIFHKAMGKISFLGFYLSLAHGATPSDFYASGNEFESPNCASLPTFKFVYSIAKDGPVRNLHAQLSGELLKIKFEAGTFYTMDHLIDSINSTKELLNQRDRFTNIKSNPEPGCGNNNSVKGISFFSSIKCLSTFDGAQIIISSKSYSHHNNLPLQMDFPAVKILTDYAKRLTTTERPHLVNVHVGISGSDNLFDATSTYVILEVFNEVKRIINKPQSPKTPKMSADVAIGPESHLFTTLEPLFADIEFNFCLSLKPQKLSLSCEPKAKVKMVIALDEVTLYLNSNENLDHCVSSLLQVTNINAYLQHIYSRETSGSLRISELLLDGIYEAPKSGRKMAAIGDISAIDFYINMKQLQDIDLFKDIWFPREAFSSSSPSKEKKNTFASPNISMLNAYRRVSQTVAVQWIFALILRKVTSKVDLGRSLGLVTLTLEDLDILSQRQINWDQMLKICFKSINCSTEGRLGGVLFVDNVKFNSSLFWDVAEMKERLTETPFVSLSLDMEALQIKTSLDYHNFFIAQLALLRLEVFNEKGDELSQSSVVGRTSLGSVDLYLTVLAASNFMDIYSNIQRMRHDIRFAYTEVLNDSKLQAGSASRMSSIEVLNDRRKKHMQEKLIDAMDLLLTKLEVSLNSIVVHIFPVSLLEPEVLMVKFDQIKATFDQSCGDALVNSLDLQLNGVRISLSTVPGGKEEETVLETISISEYIKRTKGAYGGTIFVFPSVTVMMKSWQDPETKVVEYIYECYFSGNVDIKWNLGTINFIKEMWTTHARALSSRLNNIGKLSEIEESADRRNLSVPHTRQPSILETVDIEEKSTWLPLRLLSNTLPKRNLS